A region from the Wolbachia endosymbiont of Folsomia candida genome encodes:
- a CDS encoding RDD family protein, with amino-acid sequence MDITTDIRVIYVGFTRRTVAVILDSIIFFFPLFILYIALSGNNEIYTDFLDETKQLTSTYTIFTSVLCAVLEILMITRLGGTPGKLLCGIYVKDVNTFTNVTLIQATIRCVSQTVFSIISSLLCDYVSRYSLILPILVLIFAIFDQRKQTFYDKLANTVVIGCKPN; translated from the coding sequence ATGGATATCACAACTGACATTCGAGTAATTTATGTAGGATTTACAAGACGTACTGTGGCAGTAATACTTGACTCTATCATATTTTTCTTTCCTCTATTTATTTTGTATATTGCACTATCAGGTAATAATGAAATCTATACCGATTTTCTTGATGAAACTAAACAATTAACATCTACTTATACAATCTTTACGTCAGTGCTGTGCGCAGTACTAGAAATATTAATGATAACAAGGCTTGGTGGCACTCCAGGAAAGCTGTTATGTGGTATATATGTCAAAGACGTAAATACATTTACAAATGTCACTCTAATACAAGCAACAATAAGGTGTGTTTCTCAGACAGTTTTCTCAATTATTTCTTCCTTGCTGTGTGATTATGTTTCTAGATATTCTTTGATTTTACCAATTTTAGTTTTAATATTTGCAATATTCGATCAACGAAAACAAACTTTTTATGATAAACTTGCAAATACAGTAGTAATAGGATGTAAACCTAATTAA
- the nuoG gene encoding NADH-quinone oxidoreductase subunit NuoG, translating to MVKVTINSKECEVEHGLTIIQACEIAGVEIPRFCYHERLAIAGNCRMCLVEVEGGPPKPVASCAMPVAEGMVIHTDTPKVKKAREGVLEFLLINHPLDCPICDQGGECDLQDITMTYGKGVSRLEEHKRAVPKKHFGPLIETAMNRCIHCTRCVRFLSDVAGTNELGGIGRGENVEISTYIKKHISSELSGNIIDLCPVGALTSKPYSFTARPWELSHCETIDVLDAVGSAIRVDYRGPEVMRILPRLNEEINEEWISDKTRFAYDGLKVQRLDRPYVKKDGKLVPVDWNEALTAAAKKLKNTNSHKIAAIAGDLADSESMLLLKEMMQKLGSGNIDCRQDGAKLIPNNRASYVFNTTIDGIENADLCLLINTNPRTEAPIINARLRKRYLQGGFTIASIGPDTQYLYHVEKLGDNPNILNEIAEGKHKFCELLNAAQNPMLIIGQEALIRDDANSILALAGTIAEKFNMIRDDWNGFNVLHKAAARVGGLDVGFIPKKGGKDTNQILESAESGDIEVVYLLAADEIDTSKLENTFVIYQGHHGDKSAHVADIILPGAAYTEKYATYVNTEGRAQRTNLAVFPPGEAKEDWLIIKNLSQYLDLSLPYDSLFDVRKKLDTLGPQFRNADQVIKNKWVSISSDEINLSKIPFTLKEYNFYMTDSISRASKIMADCTKAFYDNAS from the coding sequence GTGGTTAAAGTTACTATCAACTCTAAGGAATGTGAAGTAGAGCATGGTCTCACTATAATTCAAGCTTGTGAAATAGCGGGGGTGGAGATTCCACGCTTTTGTTATCATGAGCGCTTGGCAATTGCTGGTAATTGCAGAATGTGTTTAGTTGAAGTGGAGGGTGGACCTCCAAAACCAGTAGCCTCTTGTGCAATGCCAGTTGCAGAAGGCATGGTTATTCACACTGATACTCCAAAGGTTAAGAAAGCGCGTGAAGGTGTGCTTGAATTCTTACTAATTAATCATCCACTCGATTGTCCAATTTGTGATCAAGGTGGTGAGTGCGATTTGCAAGACATCACAATGACTTATGGCAAAGGAGTTAGCAGACTCGAGGAGCATAAAAGAGCTGTACCAAAAAAGCATTTTGGTCCGCTGATTGAAACAGCGATGAATCGATGTATTCATTGTACAAGGTGTGTTAGATTTTTATCAGACGTTGCAGGTACAAATGAACTTGGAGGAATCGGAAGAGGAGAAAATGTAGAAATCAGCACTTACATAAAAAAGCACATCAGCTCTGAATTATCTGGAAATATCATAGATCTCTGCCCAGTTGGAGCTTTAACTTCAAAACCTTATTCCTTCACAGCTCGTCCATGGGAGCTATCACACTGTGAAACTATAGATGTACTGGATGCGGTTGGAAGTGCAATCAGAGTTGATTATCGTGGCCCGGAGGTTATGCGGATATTACCAAGGCTGAATGAAGAAATAAATGAAGAATGGATATCAGATAAAACTCGATTTGCTTATGATGGGTTAAAAGTGCAGCGTCTTGATCGACCTTATGTAAAAAAGGATGGTAAATTAGTTCCAGTTGATTGGAACGAGGCATTAACTGCTGCTGCAAAAAAATTAAAGAATACAAACTCACACAAAATAGCTGCGATTGCAGGGGATTTAGCAGACTCTGAGTCTATGCTTCTACTCAAAGAAATGATGCAGAAGCTTGGTTCTGGCAATATAGATTGCAGACAAGATGGTGCAAAGCTTATACCAAATAATCGCGCATCTTACGTGTTTAATACTACAATTGATGGTATAGAAAATGCAGATTTGTGCCTGTTGATCAATACAAACCCAAGAACAGAAGCGCCGATCATTAATGCAAGATTGAGAAAGAGATATTTGCAAGGTGGTTTTACTATTGCAAGCATTGGTCCTGATACTCAATACCTATATCATGTTGAAAAATTAGGTGACAACCCAAATATTTTAAATGAAATAGCAGAAGGAAAGCATAAATTCTGCGAGCTGCTAAATGCTGCTCAGAATCCTATGCTAATTATCGGTCAAGAGGCATTGATAAGAGATGATGCTAACTCAATTTTAGCTCTAGCTGGTACAATTGCAGAAAAATTTAACATGATCAGAGATGATTGGAATGGCTTTAATGTGCTTCATAAAGCTGCAGCAAGAGTTGGTGGGCTAGACGTCGGGTTTATTCCTAAAAAAGGTGGGAAAGACACTAATCAGATACTGGAAAGTGCAGAAAGCGGTGACATAGAAGTTGTTTATCTTCTTGCTGCAGATGAAATTGATACATCAAAATTAGAAAATACGTTTGTAATTTACCAAGGCCACCATGGTGATAAAAGCGCACACGTAGCAGACATCATACTACCTGGCGCTGCATATACAGAAAAATATGCAACTTATGTAAACACTGAAGGCAGAGCGCAAAGGACAAATTTAGCTGTATTCCCACCTGGTGAAGCAAAGGAAGACTGGTTAATTATTAAGAATCTCTCACAATATTTGGATCTCTCATTGCCGTATGATAGTTTATTTGATGTGAGAAAAAAATTAGATACTTTAGGTCCACAGTTTAGAAATGCTGATCAAGTAATAAAAAATAAATGGGTGTCAATAAGCAGTGATGAAATAAATTTAAGTAAAATACCTTTTACTTTAAAAGAGTATAATTTTTATATGACAGATTCAATAAGTCGCGCTTCAAAAATAATGGCAGATTGTACCAAGGCTTTTTATGATAATGCTAGTTAA
- the nuoH gene encoding NADH-quinone oxidoreductase subunit NuoH, whose translation MHLIFKILFLLIPLLLSVAYLVYFERKVIAAIQLRHGPSVVGPFGLLQPFADAIKLIIKEPIIPFRASTILFIMAPMLTFILALIAWAVIPFGADVIVENGQQVVIPKVIANINVGVLYVLAISSLGVYGIIIAGWSSNSNYAFLGGIRSAAQMISYEVSIGLIVATVVITTGTLNLGEMVVVKHSMPFWIDLLLMPIGVIFFISLLAETNRHPFDLPEAESELVTGYNVEYSSMPFALFFLGEYANMILASAMMTIFFLGGWYPPLEFSLLYKIPGLIWFILKIVILLFIFIWIRATIPRYRYDQLMRLGWKVFLPISVLWVILVSGVLLFTGNLPNLN comes from the coding sequence ATGCATTTAATATTTAAAATTCTCTTTCTCCTTATTCCACTTTTGCTTTCAGTAGCATATTTGGTATATTTTGAACGTAAAGTCATTGCCGCAATTCAACTGAGGCACGGTCCAAGTGTAGTCGGGCCATTTGGGTTATTGCAGCCGTTTGCAGATGCTATCAAATTAATAATTAAGGAGCCAATAATACCATTTAGAGCAAGTACCATACTGTTTATTATGGCCCCAATGCTGACCTTTATTTTAGCATTGATTGCCTGGGCAGTTATACCGTTTGGTGCTGATGTAATTGTAGAAAATGGTCAGCAAGTGGTGATTCCTAAGGTTATAGCAAACATTAACGTCGGGGTGCTTTATGTGCTCGCTATATCATCTTTAGGAGTTTATGGCATCATTATTGCAGGTTGGTCAAGCAACTCTAACTACGCATTTCTTGGCGGCATAAGGTCAGCTGCTCAAATGATTTCATATGAAGTTTCAATAGGCCTAATAGTTGCTACAGTTGTTATTACTACTGGCACATTAAATCTTGGAGAGATGGTTGTAGTAAAGCATAGCATGCCATTTTGGATTGATCTCCTACTAATGCCTATTGGGGTAATATTTTTCATTTCTTTACTTGCAGAAACCAACCGCCATCCGTTTGATTTACCAGAAGCTGAATCAGAGCTCGTCACCGGGTATAATGTTGAATATTCTTCCATGCCTTTTGCTCTCTTTTTCCTTGGAGAGTACGCAAACATGATTTTAGCAAGTGCTATGATGACAATATTTTTCCTTGGTGGATGGTACCCACCACTCGAGTTTAGTTTACTTTATAAGATTCCAGGTTTAATTTGGTTTATTTTAAAAATAGTTATACTTTTGTTCATATTTATTTGGATTAGAGCTACAATACCTCGTTATCGATATGATCAACTCATGCGTCTTGGTTGGAAAGTGTTTTTACCAATATCAGTACTTTGGGTAATATTGGTTTCAGGAGTGCTGCTCTTTACTGGGAATTTACCCAACTTAAATTAA
- a CDS encoding N-acetylmuramoyl-L-alanine amidase translates to MFKKFFIAGVIIACFVVGIFHKVRIRSVEGNDRDVIKTDIDDIKKSTSISKITGDLSPNYASRITNAKPEMIILHHTICNTASSAVDWFKEQNSKISAHFVIGKDGAITYMVPIEKSAWHAGLSYIRVPYSEAKLQSSKNLINYFKESSDQDIQLNVAKLLGECGNQHFTDQQKEMMREVLLSDEAYIINLKREDTIELAFLNDYSIGIELVNTGNEPYPNEQMLSAAHLISYLMNRFQIKKNMIFSHFEIGTIEYDDGLENYILRKPDPSKYLDWEYLEKNGIGIHQGNHISASSLGRLLYKYGDNTGEIINLKRRLNNIGYKIEPFIGQKAEINFPEDDIEYTSAFDDKLALVILQFSSRYLPKNFRKDLPYTRLEIYDVLPQSAVDALKNAILSLVDTFIDQIPLQKREKYQSVINSNMSNFFENAMETINSYYQGNLRYKLGYHSTWNHNLKNPILSNLKNLIQELDDKELSDLYSRFGFDDKFSEKFSVFYTLIGKEFQNQFHKEFMPKIRSIGWSELQEESLKYVEDELLKYKNS, encoded by the coding sequence ATGTTTAAAAAGTTTTTTATTGCAGGCGTGATAATAGCTTGTTTTGTTGTTGGCATATTTCATAAAGTACGAATAAGGTCTGTTGAAGGCAATGATAGGGATGTCATAAAAACTGATATTGACGACATTAAAAAATCAACATCAATTAGTAAAATAACTGGTGATCTCTCTCCAAATTATGCAAGCAGGATCACAAATGCAAAGCCTGAAATGATTATATTGCATCACACTATTTGTAACACTGCAAGTAGTGCAGTAGATTGGTTTAAAGAACAGAATAGTAAAATTTCAGCACATTTTGTCATTGGCAAAGATGGAGCCATTACATATATGGTTCCAATAGAAAAGAGTGCGTGGCATGCTGGATTAAGTTACATACGAGTTCCATACAGTGAAGCAAAATTGCAATCTTCTAAGAATCTTATCAATTATTTTAAAGAATCAAGTGATCAGGATATTCAGCTAAACGTTGCAAAACTTTTGGGTGAATGTGGTAATCAACACTTTACAGATCAACAAAAAGAAATGATGAGAGAAGTCCTTTTATCTGATGAAGCATATATAATTAACTTGAAGCGTGAGGATACTATAGAGTTAGCTTTTTTGAATGATTATTCAATAGGAATAGAGCTTGTAAACACTGGAAATGAGCCTTATCCAAATGAACAAATGTTATCTGCTGCACATCTTATTTCATACTTAATGAATCGCTTTCAAATCAAGAAAAATATGATTTTTAGTCATTTTGAAATTGGCACAATAGAGTATGATGATGGTCTTGAAAATTATATATTGCGCAAGCCTGACCCAAGTAAATATTTAGATTGGGAATATTTAGAAAAAAATGGTATTGGAATACACCAAGGTAACCATATTTCTGCCAGTAGCTTAGGAAGGTTGTTATATAAATATGGAGATAATACTGGTGAAATTATTAACTTAAAAAGAAGGTTAAATAATATTGGCTATAAAATTGAACCTTTCATTGGTCAAAAGGCAGAAATAAACTTTCCAGAAGATGATATAGAATATACTAGTGCGTTTGATGATAAACTTGCTCTGGTGATATTGCAATTTTCGTCACGTTACTTGCCAAAAAATTTTAGGAAAGACCTGCCATATACGAGATTAGAGATATATGATGTCTTACCTCAAAGTGCAGTAGATGCCCTAAAGAACGCAATTTTGTCACTTGTTGATACATTTATAGATCAGATTCCTCTTCAAAAAAGAGAGAAGTATCAGAGTGTTATTAATAGTAATATGTCTAACTTTTTTGAAAATGCGATGGAAACAATAAACAGTTACTATCAAGGAAATTTGAGGTATAAGCTTGGTTATCATTCTACATGGAATCATAATTTGAAAAATCCAATACTTTCAAACTTGAAAAATCTTATTCAAGAATTAGATGATAAAGAGCTGTCAGATCTATATAGTAGATTTGGTTTTGATGATAAGTTCAGTGAGAAATTTTCAGTTTTTTACACACTAATTGGCAAAGAATTTCAGAACCAGTTTCACAAAGAGTTTATGCCTAAAATAAGAAGCATAGGATGGAGTGAGTTACAGGAAGAATCGTTAAAATATGTAGAAGATGAATTGTTAAAATACAAAAACAGTTGA